From Cyanobium sp. Tous-M-B4, the proteins below share one genomic window:
- the lysS gene encoding lysine--tRNA ligase — protein sequence MSDLRETRLEKAAALAALGQGPYALRFEPSHRTAALQQDHADLANGEERQLEVAVAGRVMTRRVMGKLAFFTLADETGPIQLFIEKATLEASMPEDPEAFAHLTSLVDAGDLIGVQGSLRRTDRGELSVKVKGWTMLCKSLQPLPDKWHGLADVEKRYRQRYLDLIVSPHTRETFRRRAVAVSAMRRWLDERDFLEIETPVLQSVPGGADARPFETHHNALDLPLTLRIATELHLKRLVVGGFERVYELGRIFRNEGISTRHNPEFTSVEIYQAYADYTDMMLLTEQLIAHVCQQVCGTTQISYQGTKIDLAPPWRRATMHQLVQDATGLDFTSFGSREEAAAVMGAQGLEVPALADSVGRLLVEAFEQRVEAELIQPTFVIDYPVENSPLARAHRSKPGMVERFELFIVGRETANAFSELIDPVDQRQRLEAQQARKAAGDDEAQQVDEDFLQALEVGMPPTGGLGIGIDRLVMLLTDSPSIRDVIAFPLLRPEVRP from the coding sequence TTGTCGGATCTGCGCGAGACCCGTCTGGAGAAAGCCGCCGCCCTCGCCGCCCTCGGCCAGGGTCCCTACGCCCTGCGCTTTGAGCCCAGCCACCGCACGGCGGCTTTGCAGCAGGACCATGCCGACTTGGCCAACGGTGAGGAGCGGCAACTGGAAGTAGCCGTGGCAGGCCGGGTGATGACTCGCCGCGTGATGGGCAAGCTCGCCTTCTTCACCCTGGCTGATGAAACCGGTCCGATTCAGCTGTTTATTGAGAAGGCCACCCTCGAGGCGTCCATGCCGGAGGACCCGGAGGCTTTCGCCCACCTCACCTCCTTGGTGGATGCCGGTGACCTGATCGGCGTGCAGGGCAGCCTGCGCCGCACCGATCGCGGTGAGCTGTCGGTGAAGGTGAAGGGCTGGACCATGCTCTGCAAGAGCCTCCAGCCCCTGCCCGACAAGTGGCATGGCCTGGCGGATGTGGAGAAGCGCTACCGCCAGCGCTACCTCGATTTGATCGTGTCGCCCCACACCCGCGAAACCTTCCGGCGCCGGGCCGTGGCGGTGAGTGCCATGCGTCGCTGGCTCGATGAGCGGGATTTTCTGGAGATCGAAACACCGGTGCTGCAGAGCGTGCCGGGCGGTGCCGATGCCCGGCCATTTGAAACGCACCACAACGCCTTGGATCTGCCCCTCACCCTGCGGATTGCCACCGAGCTGCACCTGAAGCGGCTGGTGGTGGGGGGCTTCGAGCGGGTGTACGAGCTGGGGCGCATCTTTCGCAACGAGGGCATCAGCACCCGCCACAACCCCGAGTTCACCTCGGTGGAGATCTACCAGGCCTATGCCGACTACACCGACATGATGCTGCTCACCGAGCAGCTGATTGCCCACGTGTGCCAGCAGGTGTGCGGCACCACTCAGATCAGTTACCAGGGCACCAAGATTGATCTGGCGCCCCCCTGGCGGCGGGCCACCATGCATCAGCTGGTGCAAGACGCCACCGGCCTGGATTTCACCAGCTTTGGTAGCCGCGAAGAGGCGGCCGCGGTGATGGGGGCCCAGGGGCTGGAGGTGCCGGCCCTGGCCGATTCCGTGGGTCGCCTGCTGGTGGAGGCCTTCGAGCAGCGGGTGGAAGCGGAGTTGATCCAGCCCACCTTCGTGATCGATTACCCCGTGGAGAATTCGCCCCTGGCCCGGGCCCACCGCAGCAAGCCGGGGATGGTGGAGCGCTTTGAGCTGTTCATCGTGGGCCGTGAAACCGCCAACGCTTTCAGCGAGTTGATTGATCCAGTGGACCAGCGCCAGCGCCTGGAGGCCCAGCAGGCCCGCAAGGCCGCTGGCGACGACGAGGCCCAGCAGGTGGACGAGGATTTCCTCCAGGCCCTGGAGGTGGGCATGCCCCCCACGGGCGGCCTGGGCATTGGCATCGATCGGCTGGTGATGCTGCTCACCGACAGCCCCTCGATCCGCGATGTGATCGCCTTCCCCCTCTTACGTCCGGAGGTGCGTCCGTAG
- a CDS encoding cysteine synthase A, whose product MAGITSGFVGAVGNTPLIRLNALSEQTGCEILGKAEFMNPGGSVKDRAALGILLEAEEQGLLQPGGTVVEGTAGNTGIGLTHLCNARGYRALIVIPDTQSAEKIGLLRSLGAEVRTVPAVPYRDPNNYVRLSGRIAAETPGAVWANQFDNLANRRAHFNSTGPEIWQQTDGAVDAWVAATGTGGTYAGVALYLKQQNPAVRCVLADPHGSALHSWASRGELVSEGSSITEGIGNSRVTANLEGAPIDDAVRIDDQTALETIYQLLWQEGLFLGGSVGINVAAAVETARRLGPGHTIVTVLCDSGDRYRSRLYDADWLAGKGLHQPLRPSLEVG is encoded by the coding sequence ATGGCCGGCATCACTTCAGGGTTCGTGGGCGCCGTTGGCAACACGCCCCTGATCCGGCTCAATGCCCTGAGCGAGCAAACGGGCTGCGAGATCCTCGGCAAGGCCGAGTTCATGAATCCTGGGGGGTCGGTGAAGGATCGCGCCGCTCTGGGGATCCTGCTGGAGGCGGAGGAGCAGGGGCTGCTGCAGCCTGGGGGAACCGTGGTGGAGGGCACCGCTGGTAACACCGGCATTGGCCTCACCCACCTCTGCAACGCCCGCGGCTATCGGGCCCTGATCGTGATCCCCGACACCCAGTCGGCCGAGAAGATCGGCCTGCTGCGCAGCCTCGGCGCCGAGGTGCGCACGGTGCCGGCGGTGCCTTACCGCGACCCCAACAACTACGTGCGGCTTTCGGGCCGTATCGCCGCTGAAACGCCCGGGGCCGTGTGGGCGAACCAGTTCGACAACCTGGCTAACCGCCGCGCTCACTTCAACTCCACCGGTCCGGAGATCTGGCAGCAAACCGATGGGGCGGTGGATGCCTGGGTGGCGGCCACTGGCACCGGCGGCACCTATGCCGGTGTTGCCCTGTATCTGAAGCAGCAAAACCCAGCCGTGCGCTGCGTGCTGGCCGACCCCCACGGCAGCGCCCTACACAGCTGGGCCAGCCGGGGTGAGCTGGTCAGTGAGGGAAGTTCGATTACCGAGGGGATTGGCAACAGCCGCGTTACCGCCAACCTGGAGGGTGCTCCCATCGATGATGCCGTGCGCATCGACGACCAGACCGCGCTCGAGACGATCTATCAGCTGCTGTGGCAGGAGGGCTTGTTTTTGGGCGGCTCGGTGGGCATCAATGTGGCCGCGGCGGTGGAAACGGCCCGGCGGCTTGGTCCTGGCCACACGATCGTGACCGTGTTGTGCGATAGCGGTGATCGCTACCGATCTCGGCTCTATGACGCCGATTGGCTGGCGGGCAAGGGGTTACACCAACCCCTGCGGCCCTCGCTGGAGGTGGGCTGA
- a CDS encoding hercynine metabolism small protein has translation MGREEQRAAMRQVREGLIAELEELYRGAFDRIGSQDLGEGAIARLTQLLLRSREAAITPLQQEIEAPLITTPAGQPAP, from the coding sequence ATGGGTCGTGAGGAGCAACGGGCTGCCATGCGGCAGGTGCGCGAGGGCCTGATCGCCGAGCTGGAGGAGCTGTATCGAGGCGCTTTTGATCGCATAGGCAGCCAGGACCTGGGTGAAGGGGCAATCGCCCGACTCACCCAGCTGCTGCTGCGCTCCCGCGAAGCGGCGATCACACCGCTGCAGCAAGAGATCGAGGCGCCATTGATCACCACGCCCGCCGGGCAGCCCGCCCCGTGA
- a CDS encoding hercynine metabolism protein, which translates to MSWLDELEAQLDQQLAAFLAANPSQEALLGEQEARDRQARLVGQRRQLQRQAEQERQALLQLAAEIRCWQERLAKARAAGATALAERAEAHQLGLMEQGRQRWQHLGELGVSFATVERDLRELESRPRPPKASNLEQDWATFEAEQALEQLRRRQS; encoded by the coding sequence GTGAGCTGGCTCGACGAGCTGGAGGCGCAGCTGGATCAGCAACTTGCGGCCTTTCTCGCCGCCAACCCCAGCCAGGAAGCCCTACTTGGCGAGCAGGAAGCACGGGATCGCCAAGCCAGGCTGGTGGGGCAGCGGCGCCAGTTACAAAGGCAGGCGGAACAGGAGCGCCAGGCCCTGCTGCAATTGGCCGCTGAAATCCGCTGCTGGCAGGAACGGCTGGCCAAGGCCCGTGCCGCTGGCGCCACAGCCCTGGCCGAGCGGGCTGAAGCCCACCAACTGGGCCTGATGGAACAGGGCCGGCAGCGCTGGCAACACCTTGGGGAACTGGGGGTGAGCTTCGCGACCGTGGAGCGCGATCTGCGCGAACTGGAGAGCCGTCCCCGCCCGCCAAAGGCCTCCAACCTTGAGCAGGACTGGGCCACCTTCGAGGCCGAACAGGCTCTAGAGCAGCTGCGGCGGCGGCAGAGCTGA
- a CDS encoding protein kinase domain-containing protein, whose product MAVQVGQLIGERYRLEQRLSSAPPAEAPQGELWRASDQLAAEAPMALRLLGPAIDPARARQLWGRLQGLLHPQVPRLGAAIQAQEGLWLVREWQAGRTYQLLLQARAERQLVFGAGEVLLLLRQLLPVLAVLHSQALVHGDLSPANLLRRDSDGLPVLLDFGLVAGTAAATPGYAPPERARVADPEPWMDLHALGVVALVLLSGEEPARLLDPVTMAWRWPAALTAEPALQAQISRLLERQPGERFASASQALAAFQAIPMPESTGPVPRADRTVALVPPPPPAPAPEAPAAPEVPVESSPEPVQLPPPPSPVLRSRLEEREEVAEGGVWPVVIALVLSAVVGTALGWWWLSRGRLTMPVPDAALQLPNSLPPAEVDQRQQLLNRLRAMQVDRGWFLKLVDASLLAQFPERGGRLPSDSLDDSPLRKVWNELAEEWLARVEQLPLEIRRRLGSYTNGDWERRQQALVNQGLSSAVLRQLVSGSAQSLLPGRPGADIPAEPFRQLWFAAAEQGLANVQIEAIQAQAQATQVISAQVEAGGARLFPVRLPPGYRLVLGVNGSPLMQMSVFSADGELLEAKGPLRVVSLGEQKNSPVQLLVTNEGVAPALITLSLRADPPPVETPPVTVPEPSPQAPAPQLEPPQAPAVPAPAADPLPPVPPPVN is encoded by the coding sequence ATGGCGGTGCAGGTGGGTCAGTTGATCGGCGAGCGCTACCGGCTCGAGCAACGCCTCAGCTCCGCCCCGCCGGCAGAGGCTCCCCAGGGGGAACTCTGGCGCGCTAGCGATCAGCTAGCCGCCGAGGCGCCGATGGCCTTGCGGCTGCTGGGTCCAGCTATCGACCCGGCTCGGGCGCGCCAGCTCTGGGGCCGGCTGCAGGGGCTGCTCCATCCCCAGGTGCCCCGGCTCGGGGCGGCCATCCAGGCCCAGGAGGGTTTGTGGCTGGTGCGCGAATGGCAGGCCGGCCGCACCTACCAACTGCTGCTGCAGGCCCGTGCCGAGCGCCAGTTGGTCTTCGGTGCCGGTGAGGTGCTGCTGCTGCTGCGCCAGCTGCTGCCGGTGCTGGCCGTGTTGCATAGCCAGGCACTGGTGCACGGCGACCTCAGCCCCGCCAACCTGTTGCGCCGCGACAGCGACGGGCTGCCGGTGCTGCTCGATTTCGGCCTGGTGGCAGGCACGGCCGCCGCCACCCCGGGCTACGCCCCACCCGAGCGGGCTCGGGTCGCCGATCCCGAGCCCTGGATGGATCTGCATGCCCTCGGGGTGGTGGCCCTGGTGCTGCTCAGCGGCGAGGAGCCCGCCCGGCTACTGGATCCGGTCACCATGGCCTGGCGCTGGCCGGCGGCCCTCACTGCTGAACCGGCCTTGCAGGCCCAAATCAGCCGCCTGCTGGAGCGCCAGCCCGGCGAACGCTTTGCTTCCGCCTCCCAGGCCCTGGCTGCCTTCCAGGCCATACCCATGCCAGAGAGCACCGGTCCGGTGCCCCGCGCCGACCGCACCGTCGCTTTGGTGCCACCACCACCTCCAGCACCAGCACCTGAAGCGCCTGCAGCACCTGAAGTTCCTGTTGAATCCTCTCCGGAGCCGGTCCAGCTGCCCCCACCGCCTTCTCCCGTGCTGCGTAGCCGCTTGGAGGAGCGCGAGGAGGTCGCTGAAGGCGGCGTCTGGCCGGTTGTGATTGCCCTGGTGCTGTCGGCGGTCGTGGGCACTGCCCTGGGCTGGTGGTGGCTGAGCCGCGGTCGCTTGACCATGCCCGTTCCCGATGCGGCCCTGCAGTTGCCCAACAGCCTGCCGCCGGCGGAGGTGGATCAGCGCCAGCAGCTGCTTAACCGGCTGCGGGCCATGCAGGTGGATCGGGGCTGGTTCTTGAAGTTGGTGGATGCCAGCCTGCTGGCCCAGTTTCCGGAGCGGGGCGGTCGCCTGCCCAGCGATTCTCTCGACGACTCTCCCCTGCGCAAGGTTTGGAATGAGCTTGCAGAGGAGTGGCTGGCTCGGGTGGAGCAGCTACCCCTCGAGATTCGGCGCCGTCTGGGTTCCTACACAAACGGTGACTGGGAGAGGCGTCAGCAGGCCCTGGTTAATCAGGGACTTAGCTCAGCGGTGTTGCGCCAGCTGGTTTCGGGCAGTGCCCAGAGCCTGCTGCCCGGCCGCCCCGGCGCTGACATCCCGGCCGAGCCCTTTCGCCAGCTGTGGTTTGCCGCGGCGGAGCAGGGCCTGGCCAACGTGCAGATCGAGGCGATTCAGGCCCAGGCCCAGGCAACCCAGGTGATTTCAGCCCAGGTAGAAGCTGGTGGTGCCCGGCTGTTCCCGGTGCGGTTGCCGCCGGGCTATCGCCTGGTGCTGGGCGTGAATGGCTCGCCCTTGATGCAAATGAGTGTGTTTAGTGCCGATGGCGAGCTGCTGGAAGCCAAGGGGCCCCTGCGGGTGGTCAGTTTGGGGGAGCAGAAGAACTCCCCAGTGCAGCTTCTGGTAACCAACGAGGGCGTGGCGCCGGCCCTGATCACCCTGTCGTTGCGGGCCGATCCGCCCCCTGTCGAGACGCCGCCGGTGACCGTCCCCGAACCATCACCGCAGGCGCCGGCGCCCCAGCTAGAGCCTCCCCAGGCTCCGGCCGTGCCCGCGCCCGCCGCCGATCCCCTGCCGCCCGTACCACCGCCAGTGAACTGA
- a CDS encoding rod shape-determining protein MreD, translated as MSRLARHGWCVATALVVPWLVLAAPGPLKLAGIPPAWSVLWLLPWALADGPLSGALAGAGLGLLLDALHPGSITQIPALALLGWWWGRLGRQGPPIERSFSLGLLALLGAALLGGSLILQSRLLGPWPLEPALQTWLAQTLLTALLAPLLCSLQLLLWRQQIQGGRG; from the coding sequence ATGAGTCGGCTGGCCCGCCACGGTTGGTGTGTGGCTACGGCCTTAGTAGTGCCCTGGCTGGTGCTGGCTGCGCCCGGCCCCCTGAAGCTGGCGGGCATTCCCCCGGCTTGGTCTGTGCTTTGGCTGCTGCCCTGGGCCCTAGCCGATGGACCCCTCTCCGGCGCCCTGGCTGGCGCCGGGCTGGGACTGCTGCTCGATGCTTTGCACCCTGGGTCGATAACGCAGATCCCTGCCCTAGCCCTGCTGGGCTGGTGGTGGGGTCGGCTGGGCCGCCAGGGGCCGCCGATCGAGCGCAGCTTCAGTCTTGGCCTGCTAGCCCTGTTGGGTGCGGCCCTGCTTGGCGGCAGCCTGATTTTGCAGAGCCGGCTGCTGGGCCCATGGCCCCTGGAGCCCGCATTGCAGACCTGGCTGGCCCAAACCCTGCTCACGGCCCTGCTGGCACCGCTGCTTTGCTCCCTGCAGCTGCTGCTCTGGCGCCAGCAGATCCAGGGCGGGCGAGGCTGA
- a CDS encoding ABC transporter substrate-binding protein → MALIQTRRRFLELLGGGSAAALLAAGLGSCGRAGPGPDSAAAKVLNFWTLDLAPKFNGYLRELIAAWEGQNPGLRVRWTDVPWSSVERKLLAAVFARTAPDLVNLNPPFAANLASKGGLLDLSDVLPAGAADAYLPAIWEAGRQGQGGQQFAIPWYLTARITMANRRLLERAGYSAPPGSWDQVPAYAEAVRRRTGRYALFVTVVPDDSAELLETLVQMGVKLLDGEQRAAFDSPAGRRAFAFWSDLYRRGLLPREVVSQGYRRAIELYQSGDLVQVATGPDFLRNLQTNAPGIAAVTAPFAPLTGASGEANVAVMNLVVPKQSALAAEAARFALFLTNGPNQLAFAEQARVLPSNRQALQQLEASLATAPAPAPRAGAGAQDPLVQRARLLSAQTLRQARVLVPASPGVKRLQAIVYTQLQRAMLGQVGSDAALTAAADEWNRYSRARWG, encoded by the coding sequence ATGGCATTGATCCAGACCCGGCGGCGTTTCCTTGAGCTTCTTGGCGGCGGCTCTGCTGCTGCCCTGCTGGCAGCGGGCCTGGGCAGTTGTGGCAGGGCTGGTCCGGGGCCTGATTCCGCGGCGGCCAAGGTGCTGAATTTCTGGACCCTGGACCTGGCCCCCAAGTTCAACGGCTATTTGCGGGAGCTGATCGCAGCCTGGGAGGGTCAGAACCCCGGGTTGCGGGTGCGCTGGACCGACGTGCCTTGGAGCTCGGTGGAGCGCAAGTTGCTTGCGGCGGTATTTGCTCGCACCGCCCCGGACCTGGTGAATCTCAACCCCCCCTTCGCGGCCAACCTGGCCAGCAAGGGGGGGCTGCTTGATTTAAGCGATGTGCTGCCGGCGGGGGCTGCTGATGCCTATTTGCCAGCGATCTGGGAGGCAGGCCGCCAGGGGCAGGGGGGCCAGCAATTTGCCATTCCTTGGTATTTGACCGCCCGGATCACCATGGCCAACCGCCGGCTGCTTGAGCGGGCCGGCTACAGCGCCCCCCCGGGTTCCTGGGACCAGGTGCCGGCCTATGCCGAGGCGGTGCGCCGTCGCACCGGCCGCTACGCCTTGTTTGTAACCGTGGTGCCCGACGATTCCGCCGAGCTGCTCGAGACCCTGGTGCAGATGGGGGTGAAGCTGCTGGATGGGGAGCAGCGGGCGGCCTTCGATAGCCCCGCGGGGCGGCGGGCCTTTGCCTTTTGGAGTGACCTCTACCGCCGCGGCCTGTTGCCACGAGAGGTGGTGAGCCAGGGCTACCGGAGAGCCATCGAGCTCTACCAGTCGGGGGACCTGGTTCAGGTGGCCACGGGGCCTGACTTCCTGCGCAACCTGCAGACCAATGCTCCCGGCATTGCAGCGGTTACGGCGCCCTTTGCGCCGCTCACGGGCGCCAGCGGTGAGGCCAACGTGGCGGTGATGAATCTGGTGGTGCCCAAGCAGAGCGCCCTGGCGGCCGAGGCGGCCCGCTTCGCCTTATTTCTCACCAATGGCCCCAACCAGTTGGCCTTCGCCGAGCAGGCGCGGGTGCTCCCCTCCAACCGGCAAGCCCTGCAGCAGTTGGAGGCCAGCCTGGCGACTGCTCCTGCACCTGCACCTAGGGCTGGCGCTGGGGCGCAGGATCCTCTGGTGCAGCGGGCCCGGTTGCTGTCGGCCCAGACCCTTCGCCAGGCCAGGGTGCTGGTGCCGGCGAGCCCGGGGGTGAAACGACTGCAGGCGATTGTGTATACCCAGCTGCAGCGCGCCATGCTCGGCCAGGTGGGCAGTGATGCGGCCCTGACTGCTGCGGCTGACGAGTGGAACCGCTACTCCCGGGCCCGTTGGGGGTGA
- the rpaB gene encoding response regulator transcription factor RpaB, giving the protein MPSEDRPISDAFSDSLGPAPVEPKATVLVVDDEAAVRRVLVMRLQLAGYRVICAEDGEEALSLFHQEQPDLVVLDVMLPKLDGFAVCRRLRAESCVPIIFLSALDAIAERVSGLDLGADDYLPKPFSPKELEARIATILRRVGRGSASAEPREVPSGSGVLRVGDLVVDTNRRQVTRDSERIGLTYTEFSLLELLFREPGRVVPRAEILEQLWGYPPRRAADLRVVDVYVARLRGKLEPDPRNPELILTVRGTGYASQRMAEASLAANG; this is encoded by the coding sequence ATGCCTTCGGAGGACAGGCCCATTTCAGACGCCTTCTCCGATTCCCTGGGGCCTGCCCCGGTTGAGCCCAAAGCCACCGTGTTGGTGGTAGATGACGAAGCCGCTGTGCGCCGGGTGCTGGTGATGCGCTTGCAGCTGGCTGGCTACAGGGTGATTTGCGCTGAAGACGGCGAGGAAGCCCTCAGCCTGTTTCACCAAGAGCAGCCTGATCTCGTCGTGCTCGACGTGATGCTGCCCAAGCTGGATGGCTTTGCGGTTTGCCGCCGTCTGCGGGCTGAATCCTGCGTGCCGATCATTTTCCTTTCGGCCCTTGATGCGATCGCCGAGCGGGTGTCGGGCCTAGACCTCGGCGCTGACGACTACCTGCCCAAGCCCTTCAGCCCTAAGGAGCTTGAAGCCCGCATCGCCACAATTTTGCGGCGGGTTGGCCGCGGTTCAGCCTCTGCAGAGCCTCGCGAGGTGCCCAGCGGCAGCGGCGTGCTGCGGGTGGGGGACTTGGTGGTAGACACCAACCGCCGCCAGGTGACCCGCGACAGCGAGCGCATCGGGCTTACCTACACCGAATTCAGCCTCTTGGAGCTGCTGTTCCGGGAACCCGGTCGGGTGGTGCCCCGGGCCGAAATCCTTGAGCAGCTTTGGGGCTATCCCCCCCGCCGCGCCGCCGACTTGCGGGTGGTTGATGTGTATGTAGCTCGCTTGCGCGGCAAACTCGAGCCCGACCCTCGCAATCCGGAGCTGATCCTCACGGTGCGCGGCACTGGCTACGCCTCCCAGCGGATGGCTGAAGCAAGCCTGGCGGCTAACGGCTAG
- the smpB gene encoding SsrA-binding protein SmpB yields MAKGGGKKSAKAQRDAANKLLADNRFARHQYEILETLECGLELFGTEVKSIRAGQSNLRDGFCLIRKGELQLHNVHISPHSHAGAFFNHEPLRVRKLLAHRREIDKLRIGLDQKGLTLIPLNLHLKGSWIKLTIGLAKGRKLHDKRHEERRKQDIKDAKAAIARL; encoded by the coding sequence ATGGCCAAGGGCGGGGGCAAGAAGAGCGCTAAGGCCCAGCGCGATGCCGCCAACAAGCTGCTGGCCGACAACCGCTTTGCGCGGCACCAATACGAAATCCTCGAAACCCTGGAGTGCGGCCTCGAGCTATTTGGCACCGAGGTGAAGTCGATCCGGGCCGGGCAGTCAAATCTGCGCGATGGCTTCTGCCTGATTCGCAAAGGAGAACTGCAGCTTCACAACGTGCACATTTCGCCCCACAGCCACGCGGGCGCGTTTTTCAACCATGAGCCGTTGCGAGTGCGCAAATTGCTGGCCCACCGCCGCGAAATTGACAAATTGCGGATTGGCCTAGATCAAAAAGGCCTCACCCTGATCCCCCTGAACCTGCACCTCAAGGGCTCCTGGATCAAGCTGACAATCGGTTTAGCCAAGGGCCGCAAGCTGCACGACAAGCGTCACGAGGAGCGGCGCAAGCAGGACATCAAGGACGCCAAGGCCGCAATCGCCCGGCTCTGA
- the egtD gene encoding L-histidine N(alpha)-methyltransferase, with amino-acid sequence MAADMQLIDLHPEPADMRRLVREGMAQQPRQLPAWLLYDAEGSRLFEAICEQPEYGLTRTETALLEARAPELAAALGAGVLVEFGAGNARKVGPLLKALLPPAYVALDISADHLQQSCVDLQARHPAVPVLGICCDYSALRQLPEHPLLSGRRLLGFYPGSSIGNFSPEEAQALLRQLGQLLGPGARLLIGIDQPKAVERLEAAYNDAAGVSAAFARNLLVRLNRDLAGNFDPDAFAYSARWQPEHSRIAMALMSRQAQSVQLAGEIWNFAAGEPLITEYSVKYGPAEFTALAERAGWRPLGRWSDPADDLSLHLLVTADS; translated from the coding sequence ATGGCGGCTGACATGCAACTAATCGACCTCCACCCCGAACCGGCAGACATGCGGCGGCTAGTGCGCGAGGGCATGGCCCAGCAACCGCGTCAGCTGCCGGCCTGGCTGCTGTACGACGCCGAAGGCTCACGGCTGTTTGAGGCGATCTGCGAGCAGCCGGAATACGGGCTCACCCGCACCGAAACCGCCCTGCTGGAAGCGCGGGCGCCTGAGCTGGCAGCAGCGCTGGGAGCAGGGGTGCTGGTGGAGTTTGGCGCCGGCAATGCCCGCAAAGTGGGGCCCCTGCTCAAGGCGCTGCTGCCACCGGCCTACGTAGCCCTTGACATCAGCGCCGACCATCTCCAGCAAAGCTGCGTGGACCTGCAGGCGCGCCACCCGGCAGTGCCCGTGCTCGGCATCTGCTGCGACTACAGCGCCCTGCGGCAGCTGCCAGAGCACCCCTTACTCAGCGGCCGGCGGCTCCTGGGTTTCTATCCCGGCAGCTCAATCGGCAACTTCAGCCCCGAGGAAGCGCAGGCGCTGCTGCGGCAGCTGGGCCAACTGCTGGGCCCCGGCGCCAGGCTGCTGATCGGCATCGACCAGCCCAAAGCCGTGGAGCGGCTGGAGGCCGCCTACAACGATGCCGCCGGAGTTTCAGCCGCCTTTGCCCGCAACCTGCTGGTGCGCCTCAACCGCGACCTAGCGGGCAACTTCGACCCCGACGCCTTCGCCTACAGCGCGCGGTGGCAACCCGAGCACAGCCGCATCGCCATGGCCCTGATGAGCCGCCAGGCCCAGTCGGTGCAGCTGGCGGGCGAGATCTGGAATTTCGCCGCAGGGGAGCCGCTGATCACCGAGTACAGCGTCAAATACGGCCCGGCGGAATTCACCGCCCTAGCTGAACGGGCCGGCTGGCGACCGCTGGGGCGTTGGAGCGATCCCGCCGACGACCTTTCGCTGCACCTGCTGGTGACGGCAGACTCCTGA
- the egtB gene encoding ergothioneine biosynthesis protein EgtB, translating to MGQELKARYAQVRQRSVELVAPLQPEDVCLQGMADASPPKWHLGHTTWFFEQFVLRSPVSPDAWGFLFNSYYDSVGARHPRPQRGLLTRPALAEVLAWRQRLDGALLSLLEQLEPGDPRLELVELGLQHEQQHQELLLMDLLDGFSRNPLEPAYGSEPEAAYQASVAQEPTWLQHEGGLVEIGHPGGSFHFDNEAPRHRQWLEPFALSSRLVSNGEFATFIADGGYKRPELWMSEGWAVAQARGWQGPRYWRDGEEFSLAGRQPRRSELPVRHLSWFEADAYARWAGARLPGEAEWELLAPQLEQAFGVLWQWSASPYRPYPGFAPAAGAVGEYNGKFMSSQMVLRGSCFLTPPGHERLTYRNFYPPASRWLAGGLRLARDGG from the coding sequence ATGGGGCAGGAGCTGAAGGCGCGCTACGCGCAGGTGCGCCAACGCAGCGTCGAATTGGTGGCTCCCCTGCAGCCCGAAGACGTCTGCCTGCAGGGCATGGCCGATGCCAGCCCGCCCAAGTGGCACCTGGGCCACACCACCTGGTTTTTTGAGCAGTTTGTGCTGCGTAGCCCAGTGTCGCCGGACGCCTGGGGCTTTCTTTTCAACAGCTATTACGACTCAGTAGGAGCCCGCCACCCCCGGCCCCAGCGGGGCCTACTCACCCGGCCAGCCCTGGCCGAGGTGCTGGCCTGGCGGCAGCGGCTGGATGGGGCCCTGCTCAGCCTGTTGGAGCAGCTTGAGCCGGGCGATCCCCGGCTGGAGCTGGTGGAACTGGGGCTGCAGCACGAGCAGCAGCACCAGGAGCTGCTGCTGATGGACCTGCTGGATGGCTTCAGCCGCAACCCACTCGAGCCGGCATATGGCTCAGAGCCGGAGGCTGCCTATCAGGCGAGCGTTGCCCAAGAGCCCACCTGGCTGCAGCACGAGGGGGGGCTGGTGGAGATCGGCCATCCAGGTGGCAGCTTTCATTTCGACAACGAGGCGCCCAGGCATCGCCAGTGGCTCGAACCCTTTGCGCTTAGCTCCCGCTTGGTGAGCAACGGCGAATTTGCAACCTTCATTGCCGATGGCGGCTACAAGAGGCCGGAGCTGTGGATGAGCGAGGGCTGGGCGGTGGCGCAAGCCCGGGGCTGGCAGGGACCGCGCTACTGGCGCGACGGCGAGGAATTTTCTCTGGCGGGGCGTCAGCCGCGGCGCTCCGAGCTGCCGGTGCGGCACCTGAGCTGGTTTGAAGCCGATGCCTACGCCCGCTGGGCGGGTGCCCGGCTGCCAGGCGAGGCCGAATGGGAGCTGCTGGCACCCCAACTGGAGCAGGCCTTCGGGGTGCTCTGGCAGTGGAGCGCCAGCCCCTACCGGCCCTACCCGGGCTTCGCGCCGGCAGCCGGGGCGGTGGGGGAATACAACGGCAAGTTCATGAGTTCCCAGATGGTGCTGCGCGGCAGCTGCTTTCTCACCCCGCCTGGCCACGAACGGCTCACCTACCGCAACTTCTATCCACCGGCGAGCCGCTGGCTGGCCGGTGGCCTACGCCTAGCCCGCGATGGCGGCTGA